Proteins encoded by one window of Deltaproteobacteria bacterium:
- a CDS encoding Mrp/NBP35 family ATP-binding protein — translation MPESTQTTNLSRRLPHVKNVVAVGSGKGGVGKSTVAVNLALALKKEGQAAGLLDADIYGPSIPIMCGVKEGEKPRIAEGNRILPLERFGLPLMSMGFLMGEGDAVVWRGPMLAKMLQQFLEQVEWGRLDYLIVDLPPGTGDVQLTLAQLIPLTGAVVVTTPQDVAFADVRRAIKMFQMTQVPILGIVENMGSFSCPHCHKESSIFGQDENHSRYRTLDLRLLGELPLEIETRLAGDQGTPIVERDPKSKQAERFRQIAHKLIESQKERQDFELPSF, via the coding sequence ATGCCCGAATCAACGCAGACGACCAACCTCTCCCGAAGGCTCCCGCATGTCAAAAATGTTGTTGCGGTCGGGAGCGGCAAGGGGGGGGTTGGTAAATCGACGGTTGCGGTTAATCTTGCCCTAGCCCTCAAGAAGGAGGGGCAGGCGGCCGGCCTTCTCGATGCGGATATCTACGGTCCTTCTATACCGATCATGTGTGGTGTGAAGGAGGGGGAGAAACCGAGGATTGCCGAAGGAAATCGAATCTTGCCCCTTGAGCGGTTTGGGCTCCCTCTGATGTCGATGGGATTTTTGATGGGGGAGGGGGATGCGGTCGTCTGGCGTGGTCCGATGCTCGCCAAGATGCTCCAGCAGTTTTTGGAACAGGTGGAGTGGGGCCGACTTGACTATCTTATTGTTGATCTTCCACCGGGCACAGGGGATGTCCAATTGACGCTCGCCCAGCTCATTCCATTAACAGGGGCCGTTGTTGTGACAACACCACAGGATGTCGCCTTCGCCGATGTTCGGAGGGCGATCAAGATGTTTCAGATGACCCAGGTGCCGATCTTGGGGATCGTCGAGAATATGGGCAGTTTTTCCTGTCCCCACTGTCATAAGGAGTCGTCGATCTTCGGCCAGGATGAGAACCATTCCCGCTACCGCACGTTGGATCTGAGACTTTTGGGGGAGCTCCCCCTGGAGATCGAAACCCGTCTGGCGGGTGACCAAGGGACGCCGATCGTCGAGCGTGATCCAAAATCAAAACAGGCGGAACGTTTTCGCCAGATTGCTCATAAATTAATTGAGAGCCAAAAAGAGCGTCAGGATTTTGAGCTCCCGTCGTTTTAG
- a CDS encoding DUF3995 domain-containing protein, giving the protein MPSSIDLVRQRKLLEASCQLETDFNKIAASREQSRWDKHLAYRDLYEKLKEGYQGRFPFVELDNKGGAKVKGNDSRPLSSFFNTDDFNEHENFWRALSNTSAVADTHFGSPFPSIVMTGIIGLVVGAIFLSIPFMLLFPRWSDTASRWGGALLGLAIGVAGRILYLKNKKEYYPPVMISAYVVEDATYKTRVDKSCSEIFPPPAAEEKQSEVVRPH; this is encoded by the coding sequence ATGCCCTCCTCTATTGACCTTGTCCGACAACGAAAGCTTCTCGAAGCAAGCTGTCAACTAGAGACAGATTTCAACAAGATTGCAGCATCCAGGGAGCAATCACGTTGGGACAAACACCTTGCCTACAGAGATCTCTACGAAAAGCTGAAGGAGGGGTATCAAGGACGTTTTCCATTTGTCGAGCTCGACAATAAGGGAGGGGCAAAAGTAAAAGGAAATGATTCGCGTCCCCTCTCATCTTTTTTCAATACTGACGATTTCAATGAACACGAAAATTTCTGGAGAGCCTTGTCCAACACCTCGGCTGTAGCTGATACCCATTTTGGCAGTCCCTTTCCGTCGATCGTCATGACCGGCATTATTGGACTTGTCGTTGGTGCCATCTTTCTATCCATCCCGTTCATGCTGTTGTTCCCACGGTGGAGTGACACAGCCTCTAGATGGGGAGGGGCCCTATTGGGTCTTGCCATTGGTGTGGCTGGGAGGATTCTCTACCTCAAAAACAAGAAGGAATATTATCCCCCTGTTATGATATCGGCTTACGTTGTTGAGGATGCTACCTATAAAACAAGGGTTGACAAAAGCTGCTCAGAGATCTTTCCCCCTCCGGCAGCGGAGGAAAAACAGTCAGAGGTCGTAAGGCCCCACTAA
- the amrS gene encoding AmmeMemoRadiSam system radical SAM enzyme → MALPSPEVRGLSDVLQRQAREGLLYEKSDNGKVRCFSCGHRCLIPEGKAGICLVRYNKEETLFVPYGYVGALQLDPVEKKPFFHAYPGSLAMSFGMLGCDYHCGYCQNWYTSQSLRDSKATAKPIPLSPKEFVNHAKQEGARIVTSTYNEPLITSEWAVEIFKVAKKEKLITSYVSNGNGTAEVLEFIRPWVDLYKVDLKGFDDKHYRQLGGVLPVVLETIGRLYEMGFWLEVVTLIVPDFNDSEEELRGIAQFLAGISREIPWHITAFHKDYKMKDHHDTSIQQLLKAYEIGKEEGLHFVYPGNRPGEVGNRENTYCPSCNTLLIERYGFQVLSYHLKQGGHCPKCNLKIPGRWD, encoded by the coding sequence ATGGCCCTTCCTTCCCCAGAGGTTCGCGGTCTCAGTGACGTTTTGCAAAGGCAGGCTCGGGAAGGGCTGCTCTACGAAAAATCTGACAATGGGAAGGTCCGTTGCTTCTCGTGTGGTCATCGTTGTCTCATCCCGGAGGGGAAGGCAGGGATCTGTCTGGTTCGTTACAATAAGGAGGAAACGTTGTTTGTCCCCTACGGTTACGTCGGCGCTCTTCAACTCGATCCGGTTGAAAAAAAGCCGTTCTTCCATGCCTATCCAGGCTCCCTGGCGATGAGTTTTGGGATGCTGGGATGTGATTATCACTGCGGATATTGTCAGAACTGGTACACCTCCCAGTCGCTCCGGGATTCCAAGGCAACCGCGAAACCGATCCCGTTGTCGCCAAAAGAGTTCGTCAACCATGCCAAGCAGGAAGGGGCCCGGATTGTCACGAGCACCTATAATGAACCTCTCATCACGAGTGAGTGGGCCGTGGAGATTTTCAAAGTTGCAAAAAAAGAAAAGCTGATCACCTCTTATGTCTCCAACGGCAACGGAACTGCCGAGGTCCTGGAATTTATCCGGCCATGGGTCGATCTCTACAAGGTCGATCTAAAGGGTTTTGACGACAAGCATTATCGGCAGTTGGGGGGTGTCCTGCCCGTCGTCCTGGAGACGATCGGACGACTTTATGAAATGGGGTTCTGGCTTGAGGTCGTTACCCTCATTGTACCCGACTTCAACGATTCCGAGGAAGAACTACGTGGCATCGCCCAATTTCTGGCCGGCATTTCAAGAGAGATCCCGTGGCACATCACCGCGTTTCATAAAGATTATAAGATGAAAGACCATCACGACACGTCGATCCAGCAGCTTCTTAAGGCTTACGAGATTGGAAAGGAAGAAGGCTTACACTTTGTCTATCCCGGTAACCGGCCGGGAGAGGTGGGGAATCGGGAGAATACTTATTGTCCTTCCTGCAATACCCTCCTGATCGAGCGTTACGGATTTCAGGTCTTGTCTTACCATCTTAAACAAGGTGGCCACTGCCCGAAATGCAATCTTAAAATCCCTGGACGGTGGGATTGA
- a CDS encoding patatin-like phospholipase family protein, whose translation MGITIVQKSDLSKKKSHAKIALVLAGGAITGGTYKVGGLKALDDFLVNRKVTDFDMYVGVSAGGLLAVPLAGGIGPDEILKSLDGSSKLFSQLSPWEVYYPNFREFFERPLGYLYHKMTYFPGILYDSLLAFPKLWKPLRSGFEKFLADPDYSHFESMLRPLAKIAYSGRSMPSLSEAFPSGLFDTRSLERFMRKNLVRNDLPNDFRAFQKINGKSLYICAMNIDSSERVVFGADEKNDVSISEAVQASLSLPPFYKPARIKGIDYIDGAVRKTLNADVAIAKGAQLVICYNPFRPYSNKLVMEYLREEDEYVTRSRRLSSSGIFMILNQVFRTVLHTRVRYFTDQIRSDPKFKGDLILIEPKEDDPVFFEMNPFSFWSRAQAAQHGFNSVRQTIRARYDEVEKILSSYGITMTQELVDLDYETMKKATSDDVTIMSVLEQKGFRGQSRNAISRLRLVAHS comes from the coding sequence ATGGGGATTACCATAGTTCAAAAAAGCGACCTGTCGAAAAAGAAGTCACATGCAAAGATTGCGTTGGTGCTTGCCGGCGGGGCGATAACCGGTGGGACCTACAAGGTCGGTGGACTCAAGGCGCTGGACGATTTTCTGGTCAATCGGAAGGTGACCGATTTTGACATGTATGTTGGTGTCTCCGCCGGCGGGCTCCTCGCAGTTCCGCTCGCAGGCGGTATCGGCCCGGATGAGATTTTAAAAAGTCTGGATGGCTCCTCGAAATTGTTTTCCCAGCTTTCACCCTGGGAGGTTTATTATCCGAACTTCAGGGAATTTTTTGAGAGGCCTCTTGGCTATCTCTACCACAAAATGACCTACTTTCCCGGAATTCTCTATGACTCCCTTCTGGCCTTTCCCAAGTTGTGGAAGCCTCTCCGGTCCGGCTTTGAGAAGTTTCTGGCAGATCCCGATTACAGTCATTTTGAATCGATGCTGCGTCCGTTGGCCAAGATTGCCTATTCAGGAAGGAGCATGCCCTCGCTTTCCGAGGCGTTTCCGTCGGGTCTCTTCGATACCCGTTCTTTGGAGAGGTTCATGCGAAAAAATTTGGTTCGGAATGATCTGCCGAACGACTTTAGGGCATTTCAGAAGATCAACGGAAAATCTCTTTACATTTGTGCCATGAACATCGATTCCTCGGAGCGTGTTGTGTTTGGGGCGGACGAGAAGAATGATGTCTCGATCTCTGAGGCGGTTCAGGCCTCTCTCTCACTGCCGCCGTTTTACAAACCGGCCCGGATCAAGGGAATTGATTACATTGATGGAGCGGTTCGTAAGACATTGAATGCGGATGTTGCGATTGCCAAAGGGGCCCAGCTCGTTATCTGCTATAATCCTTTTCGTCCTTATTCGAACAAACTGGTTATGGAATATCTGCGTGAGGAGGATGAATATGTCACCCGGAGCCGGAGACTCTCCTCCAGCGGTATTTTTATGATACTGAATCAGGTTTTTCGGACCGTCCTTCATACCCGTGTTCGCTATTTTACTGACCAGATACGTTCCGATCCGAAGTTTAAAGGGGATCTCATCCTGATTGAACCGAAGGAGGATGATCCGGTCTTTTTTGAGATGAACCCGTTCTCTTTCTGGAGTCGCGCCCAGGCCGCGCAACACGGTTTTAATTCTGTCCGGCAAACAATCCGGGCGCGGTATGACGAGGTTGAAAAAATCCTTTCAAGCTATGGGATTACAATGACTCAGGAGCTCGTGGATCTGGATTATGAGACGATGAAAAAAGCGACCTCCGACGATGTTACGATCATGTCCGTTCTCGAACAAAAAGGTTTTCGAGGTCAGTCCAGGAATGCCATTTCGCGCCTCCGCCTTGTGGCCCATTCGTGA
- the xseA gene encoding exodeoxyribonuclease VII large subunit, with protein MRVYSVTEINREVKQQLESGWSDICVQGEISNFRRSQKGHCYFSLKDERSQLEVVLFQGAASRLRFLLENGLSVRAFGSLTLYEAAGRYQLTVVHLEPEGPGELQLAFEQLKKRLEVEGLFDTARKRPLPKLPRTIGLVTSLQGAVIRDMIHVARRRYPNIEILIAPAPVQGREAAPEIADAIRNLDAEEIDLLIVGRGGGSIEDLWGFNEEVVARAIFQCRHPVISAVGHETDFTIADFVADLRAPTPSAAAELAVPVREEIEATLQDLREQLAHLIKSKIGHERLRLKQWRGYLRDPRRWLEERLLRLDALREKMKLVVSHQISALSEKLLRFKTHLRVIGPLATLERGYAIAVGPSGIPLRDADQVRVDDLVTIRLARGSLTSRVTQKNR; from the coding sequence GTGAGAGTCTATTCCGTTACCGAGATCAATCGGGAGGTCAAGCAGCAGCTTGAGTCAGGCTGGTCGGATATTTGTGTTCAGGGAGAGATTTCCAATTTCAGACGTTCCCAGAAAGGGCATTGTTATTTTTCCCTCAAGGATGAACGTTCCCAGCTCGAGGTGGTCCTGTTTCAGGGGGCTGCTTCCCGTCTCCGCTTTCTGCTGGAGAACGGGTTGTCGGTCAGGGCGTTCGGCTCCCTGACACTCTATGAGGCCGCAGGCAGGTATCAACTTACCGTCGTTCATCTGGAGCCGGAAGGGCCGGGTGAACTTCAGCTCGCCTTCGAACAGCTTAAAAAGAGACTTGAGGTGGAAGGTCTTTTTGATACGGCAAGGAAGCGTCCCTTGCCAAAGTTGCCGAGGACCATTGGCCTCGTGACCTCTCTCCAGGGGGCGGTGATTCGGGATATGATTCATGTTGCTCGGCGCCGGTATCCAAATATCGAAATCTTGATTGCACCGGCACCCGTTCAGGGACGGGAGGCAGCGCCGGAGATCGCCGATGCGATCCGGAACCTGGACGCAGAAGAGATCGATCTCTTGATTGTTGGACGGGGAGGCGGTTCGATCGAGGATTTATGGGGTTTTAATGAGGAGGTTGTTGCACGGGCGATCTTTCAATGTCGTCACCCCGTGATTTCGGCGGTAGGGCATGAAACCGATTTTACGATCGCCGATTTTGTGGCGGACCTTCGGGCGCCGACACCGTCTGCGGCGGCAGAGCTGGCGGTGCCGGTTAGGGAGGAGATTGAAGCTACTCTGCAGGATTTGAGGGAACAGCTGGCCCATCTGATTAAATCCAAAATTGGTCATGAGAGGCTTCGCTTGAAACAATGGCGGGGGTATCTTCGTGATCCGCGGCGTTGGCTCGAAGAACGACTTCTCCGTCTCGATGCCTTGAGGGAGAAAATGAAGCTGGTTGTTTCTCACCAGATTTCGGCCTTGTCCGAAAAACTCCTTCGTTTCAAGACTCATTTACGGGTGATCGGTCCGTTGGCGACCCTGGAAAGGGGATATGCGATTGCCGTCGGTCCATCCGGCATTCCCCTTCGTGATGCTGATCAGGTGAGGGTTGACGATCTCGTCACGATTCGTCTGGCGCGCGGTTCACTCACGAGTCGAGTCACACAGAAGAACCGTTAA
- a CDS encoding exodeoxyribonuclease VII small subunit, with protein MPKSEKFENSLERLEKIAERLESGELSLEDSLKVFEEGMKLSEQCENQLNAAQKKIEILMKDKSKKKWEPEE; from the coding sequence ATGCCCAAGAGCGAAAAATTTGAAAACTCCCTGGAGAGACTGGAAAAAATTGCGGAGCGTCTTGAGTCGGGAGAGCTTTCCCTTGAGGATTCCCTGAAGGTGTTTGAAGAGGGGATGAAGCTTTCGGAGCAATGTGAGAATCAGCTGAATGCGGCACAGAAAAAGATCGAAATTCTCATGAAGGACAAGTCGAAGAAGAAGTGGGAGCCCGAAGAATAG
- a CDS encoding polyprenyl synthetase family protein has protein sequence MDIKAYLEDQKKRVDRFLESLFTDRKRLSSLTESVRYSLLAGGKRIRPVLTLAACEACGMGEEGETLSLPVGAALELIHTYSLIHDDLPAMDNDDLRRGRPTNHKVYGEAMAILAGDTLLTEAFHLISNLKTKNPERLLKVIGEISQAAGANGMAGGQAIDLEAQGKLLLPQQLEQLHRMKTGCLMEASVVVGAMLADADTSKLRAIRDYGAAIGLSFQIADDILDVEGGTEELGKPAGSDEAKSKPTYPSILGLEASRRLAQESTDRALNALHSFDERAEPLREIARYIISRRS, from the coding sequence ATGGATATTAAGGCTTATCTTGAAGATCAAAAAAAGAGAGTCGACCGCTTTTTAGAATCTCTTTTTACTGACAGAAAAAGGCTCTCATCACTCACGGAATCGGTTCGCTACAGCCTTCTGGCAGGCGGGAAGAGAATTAGGCCTGTTTTGACGCTGGCCGCCTGTGAAGCTTGCGGGATGGGAGAAGAGGGGGAGACTCTTTCCCTTCCGGTGGGGGCCGCCCTGGAACTGATTCATACCTACTCCCTCATTCATGACGACCTTCCGGCGATGGACAATGACGACCTCCGTCGTGGACGGCCGACCAACCACAAGGTGTATGGAGAGGCGATGGCGATTTTGGCCGGGGATACACTTCTGACTGAGGCGTTTCATCTGATCTCAAATTTAAAGACAAAAAATCCGGAGCGATTGCTGAAGGTTATAGGTGAGATTTCACAGGCGGCCGGTGCTAACGGAATGGCCGGAGGTCAGGCGATCGATCTGGAGGCTCAGGGAAAACTTCTTTTGCCACAACAGTTGGAACAATTGCATCGGATGAAAACGGGTTGTCTTATGGAGGCCTCTGTTGTTGTTGGCGCGATGCTGGCGGATGCCGATACATCAAAATTACGGGCAATTCGGGACTATGGTGCGGCGATCGGTCTCTCTTTCCAGATTGCGGATGACATCCTGGATGTCGAAGGGGGAACGGAGGAGCTGGGGAAACCGGCCGGGAGCGACGAGGCCAAATCAAAACCGACCTACCCCTCGATTTTGGGACTTGAGGCCTCAAGAAGGCTGGCCCAGGAATCGACCGATCGTGCCCTCAATGCACTCCATTCTTTTGATGAACGGGCAGAACCTTTGAGAGAGATTGCCCGCTACATCATTTCGAGGCGGAGTTGA
- a CDS encoding alcohol dehydrogenase catalytic domain-containing protein, with the protein MKMQAALWYGPEEMRVEEVEIPQINPDEVLIRIGAAMTCGTDFKLFRKGHPMLVKSIPAPFGHEMAGTIAEVGSQVRRFHVGDRVVAANSAPCGDCFFCHREQENLCENLEFLTGAYAEYIRVPAKIVQKNLYKIPAGLSFREAAVTEPLACAVHCIDKAIQRTDQTVCIIGAGPCGLFFVQLGKLYGLKVIVLGRGEEKLNVAKGLGADHIVSSLHEGYLERVKDLTQGNYGPDLVIEGAGQPATWELATRLVRKGGRVWFYGGCPRGTQVSLDTHKLHYQEVSMHGVFHHTPKYFEKSLSLIVEGKINVRPLIVGETKLKDLNQIFRKGAVENPLKIAVIP; encoded by the coding sequence ATGAAGATGCAAGCGGCACTTTGGTATGGCCCCGAAGAGATGCGGGTCGAAGAGGTTGAGATCCCCCAGATTAACCCGGATGAGGTCTTGATCCGGATTGGGGCCGCCATGACCTGCGGGACCGATTTTAAACTGTTCCGAAAAGGACACCCGATGCTCGTCAAGAGCATTCCGGCACCGTTTGGTCATGAGATGGCGGGAACGATCGCGGAGGTTGGTTCCCAGGTCCGCCGGTTTCATGTCGGTGACCGGGTTGTCGCCGCCAACTCCGCCCCTTGTGGAGACTGTTTCTTCTGCCATAGAGAGCAGGAAAATCTCTGCGAAAATCTCGAGTTTCTGACGGGGGCTTATGCCGAGTACATCCGTGTCCCGGCAAAAATTGTCCAAAAAAATCTTTATAAAATTCCAGCGGGCCTTTCATTCAGAGAGGCGGCTGTTACAGAACCGCTCGCCTGTGCCGTTCATTGTATCGACAAGGCGATCCAACGCACCGATCAAACGGTCTGCATCATTGGCGCCGGTCCTTGCGGGCTTTTCTTTGTACAATTGGGAAAACTCTACGGCCTCAAGGTCATTGTGCTGGGACGTGGGGAGGAAAAACTGAACGTCGCGAAAGGTCTGGGGGCCGACCATATCGTGAGTAGTCTCCATGAAGGATATCTGGAAAGGGTTAAGGATCTGACACAGGGAAACTATGGCCCTGATCTTGTAATCGAGGGGGCCGGTCAACCGGCCACCTGGGAGCTTGCGACTCGCCTTGTCCGCAAGGGGGGGCGCGTCTGGTTTTACGGCGGGTGCCCGCGGGGAACACAGGTTTCTCTGGATACACACAAACTTCACTACCAAGAGGTCTCGATGCACGGCGTCTTCCATCACACGCCGAAGTACTTTGAAAAGTCTCTCTCACTCATTGTTGAAGGGAAGATCAACGTGAGACCGTTGATTGTGGGCGAAACAAAATTGAAAGACCTAAATCAGATCTTTCGTAAAGGGGCTGTCGAGAATCCGCTCAAGATCGCAGTAATCCCTTAA